A single window of Vigna unguiculata cultivar IT97K-499-35 chromosome 1, ASM411807v1, whole genome shotgun sequence DNA harbors:
- the LOC114193239 gene encoding uncharacterized protein LOC114193239 has product MSSFTSLHITALDAIVNVNSLFTLAVFIGLTWNPNDPQNSLNSDPACAPTSAIAENLIAFHVYSFSSFLFSSLVALALKQAIRLSRTTSFHYPAAVEHLVAHVNRSSLRVGMLVSAVGSVFGCAFLMLALVNVAQIKLGTVACGSSHTYAAVVPLLILVPIALLIYASLVLYAFTR; this is encoded by the coding sequence aTGTCTTCCTTCACGAGTCTTCACATCACCGCGTTAGACGCGATAGTGAACGTGAACTCGCTTTTCACTCTCGCTGTCTTCATAGGGCTAACTTGGAACCCTAACGATCCGCAGAACAGTCTCAACTCCGATCCGGCGTGCGCTCCCACCTCCGCCATCGCCGAGAACCTCATCGCCTTCCACGTCTACTCCTTCAGCTCCTTTCTCTTCTCCAGCCTTGTGGCACTCGCGCTCAAGCAGGCCATTCGCCTCTCCCGCACCACCTCTTTCCACTACCCCGCCGCCGTCGAACACCTCGTCGCACACGTCAACCGCTCTTCCCTCCGCGTCGGAATGCTCGTCTCCGCCGTGGGATCTGTCTTTGGCTGCGCCTTTCTAATGCTTGCGCTCGTCAACGTCGCGCAGATCAAGCTTGGAACGGTTGCCTGCGGAAGCTCGCACACCTACGCCGCCGTCGTTCCGCTTCTCATCCTCGTCCCCATTGCGCTCCTCATCTACGCCTCGCTCGTTCTGTACGCTTTCACTCGCTAG
- the LOC114193228 gene encoding rop guanine nucleotide exchange factor 5-like — protein sequence MDVFFDKNETSRNKTDGVSSSLTDSTADSRETSFCASTSSVTVDEAKAKGSSSPAPLGWPILKATLSKRSNSREKENEHKSHLENTKLSRIGLKLSEVDMMKERFAKLLLGEDMSGSGKGVCTALAISNAITNLCATVFGQLWRLEPLPSEKKEMWQREVEWLVSVSDYIVELMPSWQTFPDGSKLEVMTCRPRTDIFINLPALRKLDNMLLEILDSFTSTEFWYVDQGIVAAEADGSASFRKTIQRQEEKWWLPVPRVPPAGLSEDSRKQLNHSRECANQILKAAMAINNIALADMEVPDSYLEVLPKNGRTCLGDFVYRYITSDQFSQEYLLDCLDISSEHVALEIANRVEAAIYVWRRRVHSRFLPSPRPSRSTPKSSWEIVKDFMADGDKRELLADRAENILVSLKQRFPGLSQTTLDTSKIQCNKDVGKSVLESYSRVLESMAFNIVARIDDLLYVDDLTKQSERFALVPTTATTVNVVSQQKKVTRPHSVSVSGTVTPHKAAFGRPGFSPASVSLISPARGERTPFLHNNDSIKPHRRGFGVRRVLSNYLGVETKTTKICSNSTEVKCSNPSSKKTEQQREKKPCTIKNKTK from the exons ATGGATGTTTTTTTCGACAAGAACGAAACTTCTCGAAACAAAACCGATGGGGTTTCCTCTTCTCTCACGGATTCCACTGCAGACTCCAGGGAAACCAGTTTCTGTGCATCCACTTCTTCAGTTACCGTTGACGAAGCAAAGGCAAAAGGCTCTTCTTCACCCGCTCCTCTGGGTTGGCCCATTCTCAAGGCTACACTCTCCAAGCGCTCTAATTCTCGTGAAAAAGAAAACGAACATAAATCCCACTTGGAAAACACTAAGCTTAGTCGTATTGGTTTGAAGCTGTCAg AAGTTGACATGATGAAGGAGAGGTTTGCAAAATTGTTGCTTGGTGAAGATATGTCAGGTTCTGGTAAAGGGGTTTGCACTGCTTTGGCCATCTCTAATGCCATTACTAATCTGTGTG CAACTGTGTTTGGGCAATTATGGAGACTAGAACCTTTACCTTCTGAGAAGAAAGAAATGTGGCAGAGAGAGGTGGAGTGGCTTGTTAGTGTTAGTGATTACATTGTTGAGTTGATGCCTTCTTGGCAAACATTTCCTGATGGGAGTAAGCTCGAG GTAATGACTTGCAGACCTAGGACAGATATTTTTATCAACCTTCCAGCTCTTCGCAAACTTGATAACATGCTTCTC GAAATTTTAGATAGTTTCACTTCTACAGAGTTCTGGTATGTAGACCAAGGAATTGTAGCCGCAGAAGCAGATGGTTCAGCCTCTTTTCGCAAAACAATACAGCGGCAAGAAGAGAAGTGGTGGCTTCCCGTACCTCGTGTGCCCCCTGCAGGACTCAGTGAAGACTCGAGAAAACAGTTGAATCACTCTCGAGAATGTGCAAACCAAATACTAAAAGCAGCCATGGCTATCAACAACATTGCTTTGGCTGACATGGAAGTTCCTGACTCATATTTGGAAGTTCTTCCTAAG AATGGAAGAACTTGCTTGGGGGATTTTGTTTACCGTTACATAACATCAGATCAATTCTCCCAAGAGTACCTTCTTGATTGCTTAGACATATCCTCTGAACATGTTGCATTAGAGATTGCAAACCGTGTGGAAGCAGCAATTTATGTGTGGCGCCGAAGAGTTCACTCTCGGTTCTTACCATCCCCAAGGCCCAGCCGTTCTACCCCAAAATCATCATGGGAAATAGTCAAGGACTTCATGGCTGATGGAGATAAGAGAGAATTGCTAGCAGATAGAGCTGAAAACATTCTAGTTTCCCTGAAGCAGCGTTTCCCAGGCCTAAGTCAAACCACCCTTGATACCAGCAAGATCCAGTGCAACAAG GATGTCGGGAAATCCGTGCTGGAGAGCTACTCAAGAGTTTTGGAGAGCATGGCATTTAACATTGTAGCTCGCATTGATGATTTGCTATATGTGGATGACTTGACCAAACAATCAGAGAGGTTTGCATTAGTTCCTACTACTGCTACAACAGTTAACGTGGTTTCTCAGCAGAAGAAGGTTACACGTCCACATTCGGTGTCTGTCTCAGGCACTGTTACTCCGCACAAAGCAGCATTTGGCAGACCAGGCTTTTCACCAGCTTCTGTGTCACTCATTAGTCCTGCAAGAGGGGAGAGAACTCCTTTCCTCCATAACAACGACAGCATCAAACCTCATCGTCGTGGCTTTGGGGTGAGGAGAGTGCTGTCAAATTACCTTGGAGTAGAGACAAAGACCACTAAGATATGCAGCAACTCAACTGAGGTGAAATGTTCAAACCCAAGTAGCAAGAAAACTGAACAACAACGTGAGAAGAAACCATGCACAATCAAGAACAAAACCAAATGA